One genomic region from Candidatus Polarisedimenticolia bacterium encodes:
- a CDS encoding IPTL-CTERM sorting domain-containing protein, whose translation MNNDVRRNVHERPQEKNMARKARRLHWVIGVLTFLMGGSEIVRAASSQSEHFPVPAPTSAPIGINLKAIGFRPVGCQVNTLVAADAPAVIARKAASALCQCILEAGISCPGAVCNPVPISPLAVTCIGGLQGESFNLTQTAGSDGLEVGTGFGNIANLNCTNNNNYPDIRADLAARVLLQVRSNAIAGQVNVRIFHNQGGQNPRIASFNVGAADSSQTIANGIRDAINALAFSPDVIAVTHPPSDASVPLTHFPATYFGQYFVEITNAQAAGVTDVEVVVQSGQGFTLEPTENVNDIPTLSEWAMIILTIFLLGSGYWLLRRQRRSALA comes from the coding sequence ATGAACAACGACGTACGCCGTAACGTGCATGAACGTCCTCAGGAGAAAAACATGGCAAGGAAGGCGAGGAGACTGCATTGGGTGATCGGTGTTTTGACATTTCTCATGGGAGGTTCCGAGATCGTCCGGGCGGCGAGTTCACAGTCGGAGCACTTTCCCGTCCCAGCGCCCACCAGCGCGCCGATCGGTATTAACTTGAAGGCCATTGGCTTCCGACCTGTTGGATGCCAAGTGAACACCCTGGTTGCGGCTGACGCGCCAGCGGTCATCGCCAGGAAGGCCGCCTCGGCCCTTTGCCAATGCATCCTGGAAGCAGGCATTAGTTGTCCCGGGGCAGTCTGCAATCCTGTCCCTATCTCCCCACTCGCGGTCACGTGCATCGGAGGCCTTCAAGGTGAGAGCTTCAATCTAACGCAAACTGCGGGCTCGGATGGTCTGGAGGTCGGTACCGGCTTCGGGAACATAGCCAATCTGAATTGCACCAACAACAATAACTATCCGGATATACGCGCCGATCTCGCCGCCCGGGTTCTCCTCCAGGTTCGCTCCAATGCCATAGCGGGACAGGTCAACGTCAGGATATTCCACAACCAAGGCGGTCAGAATCCCAGAATTGCTTCCTTCAACGTCGGCGCGGCCGACAGTTCGCAGACGATTGCCAACGGCATTCGAGACGCAATCAATGCGCTGGCATTCAGCCCGGATGTGATCGCAGTCACGCACCCTCCTTCTGATGCCAGCGTTCCGCTCACGCATTTCCCGGCGACCTACTTCGGTCAGTACTTCGTCGAGATCACCAATGCACAAGCCGCAGGCGTGACGGACGTCGAGGTCGTTGTGCAGTCGGGACAGGGCTTCACTCTCGAGCCCACTGAGAACGTCAATGATATTCCGACACTAAGCGAGTGGGCGATGATCATCCTGACCATCTTCCTACTCGGATCGGGATACTGGCTGCTGCGCAGACAGCGTCGATCGGCGCTAGCGTAG
- a CDS encoding DUF523 and DUF1722 domain-containing protein, with protein MKRLVRGMALTDGLRIRIGISSCLLGEEVRWDGGHKRNRFIAETLGKCFEWVPVCPELEVGMGIPREPVRLTGRVEAPKMVGAKSGEDWTSKMTEYSRNRIRRLEEMDLCGYLLKSDSPSCGMERVKIHAGKGPPLRQGTGLFARQLMERFPLLPVEEEGRLQDPGRWESFIVRVFAYRRWKELETGGCRRRDLVTFHNAHKFLLLAHNPRLYQGLGRMVAQAPAHSRADLCRLYGETFMKALGKPASVKGHFNVLQHVGGFFANHLDRTKMTEIGELLEDYRRGLVPLIAPLTLLRRHARQQRIPCISEQIYLYPHPQEWLLRTGIWRTGLRERKA; from the coding sequence TTGAAAAGGCTGGTCCGCGGAATGGCGTTGACCGATGGCTTGCGGATCCGCATCGGAATCAGCAGCTGCCTGCTCGGAGAGGAGGTCCGCTGGGACGGTGGCCACAAGCGGAATCGTTTTATCGCTGAGACGCTGGGAAAGTGTTTTGAATGGGTTCCTGTCTGTCCGGAGCTGGAGGTCGGGATGGGAATCCCCCGAGAGCCGGTCCGGCTGACGGGACGTGTTGAAGCGCCGAAGATGGTCGGCGCGAAGTCCGGCGAGGATTGGACCTCCAAGATGACGGAATACTCCCGCAACCGGATCCGACGGCTGGAGGAGATGGATCTCTGCGGTTATCTTCTTAAGAGCGATTCTCCCTCGTGCGGGATGGAGCGCGTCAAGATCCACGCGGGGAAGGGCCCTCCGCTGCGGCAGGGGACAGGCCTCTTCGCGCGCCAGCTCATGGAGCGTTTTCCTCTCTTGCCGGTGGAGGAAGAGGGAAGACTTCAGGATCCGGGCCGGTGGGAGAGCTTCATCGTGCGAGTCTTCGCCTACCGGCGCTGGAAGGAACTCGAAACAGGGGGATGCCGGAGGCGCGACCTCGTCACGTTCCACAATGCCCACAAATTCCTGCTCCTTGCACACAATCCGAGGCTTTATCAGGGGCTGGGGCGAATGGTGGCGCAGGCCCCGGCGCACTCTCGGGCCGATCTGTGTCGATTGTACGGCGAGACATTCATGAAAGCACTTGGAAAGCCGGCCTCGGTCAAGGGACACTTCAACGTTCTGCAGCACGTCGGGGGCTTCTTCGCGAATCATCTCGACCGGACCAAAATGACGGAGATAGGGGAGCTGCTGGAAGACTACCGGCGCGGCCTGGTGCCTCTGATCGCACCTCTCACGCTATTGAGGCGTCATGCTCGCCAACAGCGCATCCCGTGTATCTCTGAGCAGATTTATCTGTATCCGCATCCCCAGGAATGGCTCCTCCGAACCGGGATATGGCGGACGGGATTGCGAGAGAGAAAGGCATAG
- a CDS encoding sigma-54 dependent transcriptional regulator, with the protein MRKTTALVVDDDPASLGFMSLALAEEFSEVRSAAGGIEALLCLEASLPDLVVSDLRMPDLDGLELLRLVKERWPEVPVILVTVEQDVARVVEALKSGATNYLTKPVSPSLLCSTALRALAGKHNPFQVADRSIAEIIGSSPCMIRVRHLISVAAKSDVNVLISGETGTGKELAARAIHRLSNLSPGPFVAHNCAVSPQDLFESQFFGHRRGAFTGADRDHRGLLEEAGGGILFLDELECLNPQHQAKLLRVIDDGRVQPVGSEESRTVSVRFLAATNQNPERLMMEGNLREDLYYRLRGMEIAIPPLRERRRDILQLAAHFLSASGITLDPGAVELLQSYPWPGNVRQLRNILEGIRMQVQGGVLEPRHVLPLEGVLSGAARHRSPSTMSTGIGRGRPIMEPPPGEAESSLRSIEARALVEALRAARGHKGRAARSLGIHRSTLRRKMRDLGIEPPS; encoded by the coding sequence ATGAGAAAGACTACGGCCCTCGTCGTGGACGACGATCCAGCCTCCCTGGGTTTCATGAGTCTGGCGCTCGCGGAGGAGTTCTCCGAGGTCCGGAGCGCCGCGGGAGGAATCGAGGCTTTGCTATGCCTCGAGGCTTCTCTTCCGGATCTGGTCGTCTCGGATCTCAGGATGCCCGATTTGGACGGTCTGGAGCTCCTGAGGCTCGTCAAAGAGCGGTGGCCCGAAGTTCCCGTCATTTTGGTCACTGTGGAGCAGGACGTGGCTCGCGTGGTCGAGGCCCTCAAGAGCGGCGCCACCAACTACCTCACCAAGCCCGTCTCTCCCTCACTCCTCTGCTCGACGGCGCTGCGGGCCTTGGCCGGGAAGCACAACCCTTTTCAGGTCGCCGACCGGTCGATTGCTGAAATCATTGGCTCCAGTCCCTGCATGATACGAGTCAGACACCTGATATCGGTAGCCGCGAAGAGCGACGTGAACGTCCTGATCAGCGGTGAAACGGGAACGGGAAAGGAGCTGGCGGCACGTGCGATCCATCGTCTCTCGAATCTCTCGCCAGGTCCCTTCGTGGCCCACAATTGCGCGGTCTCCCCGCAGGACCTGTTCGAAAGTCAGTTTTTCGGGCATCGCCGAGGGGCGTTCACGGGAGCCGACCGGGATCATCGGGGCCTGTTGGAAGAGGCGGGTGGTGGGATACTATTCCTGGACGAGCTCGAGTGCCTGAATCCACAGCATCAGGCGAAATTGCTGCGTGTCATCGACGACGGCCGAGTCCAGCCGGTAGGATCGGAGGAGTCGCGAACCGTTTCGGTCCGTTTCCTCGCGGCGACGAACCAGAATCCTGAACGCTTGATGATGGAAGGGAATCTCCGGGAAGATCTCTATTATCGACTGCGCGGGATGGAGATTGCCATTCCGCCACTGCGGGAACGCCGTCGCGACATTCTCCAACTGGCGGCCCATTTCCTGAGCGCTTCGGGGATCACTCTCGATCCCGGCGCGGTAGAGCTTCTGCAATCCTATCCATGGCCGGGAAATGTACGCCAATTGCGGAATATCCTCGAAGGGATCAGGATGCAGGTCCAGGGAGGAGTCCTGGAGCCTCGCCACGTCCTTCCCCTCGAGGGCGTCTTAAGCGGTGCTGCCCGTCATCGATCGCCGTCCACGATGTCCACGGGCATCGGCCGCGGCCGGCCGATCATGGAGCCGCCCCCGGGAGAAGCCGAGTCGAGTCTCCGCTCGATCGAGGCTCGCGCGCTTGTGGAAGCCTTGCGTGCGGCCCGCGGCCACAAAGGCCGAGCGGCTCGTAGCCTCGGGATTCACCGATCGACTCTGCGCCGGAAGATGCGGGACCTCGGGATCGAGCCTCCTTCGTGA